CCGCTCCCGCTCCAGTTGCCCGGAACTCCGCTCTGTGTTGGGTTCAGGGCGATGGAGGAAGCCGTGCTGCACAAAGTCGCCGGAGGCGGGCTGCCAATCACCACCGGAGCAGCCGTCGTAACATTCACCGTAGATGTATTGGGCAAAGCGCACTGTCCGGCAGTCGGGGTAAAGGTCAGCACCACCGAACCGCTTAATCCCGAAGGGGTAAAAACGTTCCCGCTCACCCCGCTCCCACTCCAGTTGCCCGGAATCCCGCTTTGGGTCGTGTTCAAACCAACCGGAGCAGCAAGATTGCACAGCGTTGCAGCCGGCGCATTGCTGATCACCACCGGAACTGCCGTGGTGATACTGACAGAGGTAGTTGCAGGAACGGCGCATTGTCCCGCCGTAGGGGTAAATGTCAAAACAATACTCCCGCTCAGCCCCGAAGGGTTGAACATATTTCCCGAAACGCCCGAACCGCTCCAGTTTCCTGTTATCCCGCTTTGGGTAGTTGCAAGCGCCACCGGCGCAGCAATATTACAAACAGGAGGTATGGCAGTTAAAACAGGAGTTACAGGGGCATTAATCACCAAATTTACCGCAACAGCAGCCGATGCGCACTGCCCCACTACATTATAATTCACCACGGCATACACCGTCGTAGAGCCGCCGGTTATTAACTGTGCATTGGGCGAACTCGACACGATTGTCAATGGCGCATTCAAAAACCAGGTAACCGCCTGACCCGACCCGCCGTTTACGATATTGTCCAACGAACTGAGGTTAAAGGTGGCCTGTCCGGGGGCTGTTTCACATTGCGTCAACGGCCCTGCCGAAAAAGCGTTGGAAGCCGGATTGATGGTCAATATATTGTTAAAGGTCTGAGAACCCGAACAAGTGGTCGAGGTATTGGTGAGGACTAAGTTAATCGAGTAAGTTCCGGCATTGGAAATGGTAATTGTCGGAGTTACGCCGGTGGCATTGACCGTTCCGCCCGGTCCCGAAATCGTCCAGTTATACGTAGGAGCAGGCCCCACATTCGAAGAGCCGGATGCTGACAGGGAAATGCTTTGCCCCTGACAGTAGCTAAACCCTCCCGGAATGCTGACGCTGACAGTCGGGTTGGGATTGACCGTAACGGTTGCCGGAACGCGGTCGCTGTTGCAGTCTGCCGAGTTCTGTACCCAATAAGTCGTGGTGGTAACCGGCGCAGGAGACGGGGTAAAAGTCGTTCCTGAACCCAACAGGGTAGAACCGAATTCAGAATTATACCAACCGGAATTGGCATCACAGTTCGTACAGGTAAATGTCGGCGCAGCCTGTCCGTTACAAATAGTAAAGGAGGCAGTTGCCAACACCGGAGAAGGCGGAGGCGTACAAAATTCTGCCACCGGAATACATTCGCCGTTGTCATTGTCATAACCAATCGCTCCTGCCGGCTGAAGAGTGATAAACGCACCATCCGCATCTCCCGCAGTTCCGGCAGGCGTAACTAAGTTCTGAACATCATAATCCACCGAATAGGTACAGCCCCCAAAACTCAAACTGATGTATCTTATACATCCGCAACCGGTACAGCCATAGTTTTTAAACATGGGCAACGGTCCCGGGTAATTCCCGAATATCACATAAATGGGAGACGCTCCGCATAAACTGCTCAAATATCCGGCAGGAAGCGCGCTGTAATCAGGCGTATTGGTGGTAAATGCCATCACAATCCCATTGGCCGGAATGTTTCCGTTTAATCCCGCAGGGGCCATGGCATCTACAAAAACATTTCCGGATGGGCATGGCCCGATTAAACTGTTCAGAACAGCCACCGCAGCCGCATTTGCTCCAAACGAACTGAGCGAGCTGTTGATACTCCCCGCAGGACAGGAAACACTTAGACTCGTTCCCGCTCCGTTGATGTTATAAGGACTCGTCCCGGCCTGAAACATAAAATACTCGTTAAATGCCTCATTTGAATTGTCGGGACATGCGTTGATCATAAACAACAAAGGAGTAGGACTAACTCCGGTACAGCCGGGCGTTTGTGTCCATCCATCCTGTGCTTTTAAAAGTATCGTTCCGGATAGCAAAAACAAAACAGTACCCAAAAGGGAAACAGCGAATTTCATGGAAAGTTGGATTTGTGCAATTAGTTTGGCATTGAAATAAGACAATAACATCTCATACACCAATTTGGCTGCAAATATAGCGCTTTTTAAGATGCCGATGAAGTCGGTTTGTCTTTTAGAACACTATTAGAACTTTAAATGATTGTTAAATTGAGGTTGTCCCGGACGATTCGGGAAGGTTCAGAGTTCATCTTCAAAAGGCAGGATGGCAAACAAAATCCCTCAGAAAGGTAAAGGGTAATCAGATAGTCCTTCCGCCAAAGGAATGACCGGCTTACCGTTTGACGATATTTAAGTTCCCTCTTTAGCAGCAGATTAGAGCTGTTCCGGAATGAACGGCATCTTTTCAGACATCGGTTTCGTGGATACTTTTCCGGTTGAGCCGGAAGTAAAAAACCGTTTGCTCAACACGAAACACCTGTATAAATTTATTCTCCCATCAGATTATTCCCCAAACTGAAGTATCAGTTTTCCAAAAGCGGAAAAAATCAATCTGAAAGTGGAACTCATTGTCCTGATTGCGGGCTAAATCATTCCAGTTAGGGGCCTGTTTTCCCGGATTTATATCGCTCCAAACTCCGGTAACCACGGCACTTCCACCATATTCAACTGAACAAGGAACTTTTTTTACTGTACGATGTTTTTGTAAATGCTGATAAAAATGTATTTTTGCAGCAGATTCAGGAAAAAGGCAGATCCCGTAGCTCAGTTGGATAGAGCAACTGCCTTCTAAGCAGTAGGTCATTGGTTCGAATCCAATCGGGATCACATCAAACAGTCAGCACGTTCGTAGTTTTTATATTCAGGCAGTTAGTATCTCCCCTCCCACTCTAAACACAGAAAGTAAGCCCCGCCGGTTGGCTTAATCAAACTCTTTTTGTTCTGTCCTTTAGAAATATCTTGTGTTTAGTTTTATATTTTCTCTCTCTTTACTAACTTTCATAACAAATGATCATGAAAACAAAACTCGTCTTTTTATTATTTGCAACTATTCTGTGTGTTGTGAATGTCAAAGCTCAGCAAAGTACTGCCCCTCCAACCGGTCAGTTAAATCCTAACAGCATTTCTGTGGTGATTGTAGCAGACAAAAGCGTGATTGAAGAGATTTTGGATGCTGCCAAAGAAAGTAAAAAAGACCCTAAGAAAATTCCGATTGAAATCGTCAGGAAATTAGCAATCAAGTGGTTGTTTGAGTCAATCGGAAATTACATCATGGAACACAACATTTGTGAACTCTTCGATCAATGGTCTGCAGGAAAAAAAGTAGGGGATGATGGGTATATCACCATCAATTTTATTTTGGTCGAAGAAGAAGGTGCTGATCAAAAAAAAGCACCGGTGATTCCCGTACAGTTTTATGCTAAAATAAAAGGTCAAAATACTCCTACTGCAGGAGGAGTGAACAGTTGGGGCTATGTAGCTCCGGTCAACGACAATGGAAATGTTACCTTGGAGTATGACTTGTTTGGAGATGGCGAATATGTTCTTAAAAAATTAGAATGTGACTGACAATTTGTTTTAGTCCTTTTTGACAACAACCTCCTGCAAAGCCTCAAAAACCAATTGCAGGAGGTTTTGTTTATTTATACAATATTTATAAATAGCTTTGTGCCTGTCATTTTTGCAACAAATATGGCTTCTTTCCGGTAAATTATGCTTGTTCTGCATTTGTGTAATTACCTTTGCCCCTTCATTCAAATCCGATATTTTTCCGGTTTCTGCATCATCATTAAAATTTTCAAGCATCCCTCTATGATTCGCATCCTTAGCGTTCTCCTTACCTTAAACTTTTTAGTGCTCTCTTCCGGTTTTGCCCAAAGTTGTGTTACTGTTTTTGGTGTTACCGCCCCTACCCCCAATATCATTGCTCCCGTCAGAGTGGATACGCTGGATGGAGATCTGGCTGTAGTAACCAATATCAGCAGCAGCAGCTCCCCTATTTCAGTGGTGCCCGGAAGTTTTACAGTAAATAGTTTACAACAAGAACTTATTTTCCTTCAGTCAACCGGAGTAATCACCAACATCAAATCAGTCAATGCCCTCAACGGGAATCCGGGCATATCTTCACCTAATATTGCCAATTTGCTGGAGTTGGAATATCATTGTAACGATGACCTTCTTTACGGCCTCAACCGTTTGTCGCCCACCAGCTACAGATTGGTAGAAGTTGATCCGCAAACGGCCGTTCTCACACCTATCGGAGCTACTATTAACCTGCCCGTAGGCAATATTTTTGTGCCCGATGTTTCGACGATTGATGTGGCGGGAGACCGCTTCTTTTTCTTTAGCCGGAACGGTGGTATCTATACCCTGCATGTCGCCCCTTTGAGCGGAGCAGCAGCTACCACCATCTCTATTCTTCCTTTTGAACCGGTTGATGCAGAATTTAATCCAATTACCGGAAGCCTGTTGCTGTTTACCTCAACCCTACAACTGGTGGAGGTTAACCCCACTTCCGGTGCTACAAACTTGTTGGGTGTTGTTGCCGCAGCCCCGTTCGCCCTTCCGGTGAATAACGGAGCCTTAGACCCGTTTTCCAACAGATACTTTTTTGTTGCAGAACAAACTGCCGGGAATTTCAGACTATATACGGTAAGCACCATCAACGCAGCAATTATCAATCCCTCTGTTGCCCTGCCAATGCAGGTTACCAATCTATCGGCATCCGTTCCCTGTCAGGCTTTGGCAGATTTTTCTTTTGCCAACTCTTGTCAGGGCGAACCTACGCTGTTTACAGACCTGAGTATTGGGGCTACGCAATGGACCTGGAATTTTGACGACCCCGCTTCCGGCGCAGCTAATACTTCAACAGAACAAAACCCAACCCATTTGTTCTCCGCTCCGGGAAATTATGACGTAACCCTTGACGTAGGTGGCTGTGTGGGTTTGAGTAGCATCACCCAATCAGTTTCCATAGTCGCCCCGCCAAGCGCTAACTTCCCTTCCGACACCTTAATCACTTGCTCCGGAGTCGTTACGGCTCAAAATATTCCCGGTGCTACCTATTTTTGGATCACCGGCTCTACAAATACTCAGATTACTGCAACCGTATCAGCCTGGTATTGGGTAGATATTTCGTTGGGTGGTTGTCTCAAAAGAGACAGCATGTATGTAGTTGTTGACCCAAGCGCAGGCAGTCAGCAAATATGGCCGACCGCAGAACTCAACTTTTGTGAAGGAGAAACTGCCTTGCTCGATGCCACAATTACCGGCGCAACTTCTTATGTTTGGTCAACAGGTGCTAACACACCAACTATCAGTGTTACCAACGGAGGTCCTTATAGCGTAACGGTAACGGTCGGCCCATGTATCAACACAGATGCCGTTACCGTTCAGTTTTTACCCCAACCGGATGTCAACTTTGGTGCTGACCAAACCATCTGTGCGGCGAGTTTTTTGCTCGATCCGGGGTTAACAACAGCCGGACTGACTTATTTATGGTCAACCGGCGAAACAACTCCTACCCTGAACATAACCCAAACCGGAAATTATTCGGTTACTGTTTCCTTAGGCAGTTGCTCGGACAGTGATGAGGTGAATATCACGATCATTCCCCTCATTGCACCAGACTTTGGCCCGAACCCTGTTTATGCCTGTGATGATGCAGATCTCGTATTAGACGCAAGTAATGCTCTTGCAGGGGTTACCTACCTTTGGTCAGACAACTCCACCGCCCCTGTTTTTACTGTTCCGGCCGGCCAATCCGGCACTTATTCAGTAACTGTTCAGGCATCGGGCTGCTCAGTCAGCACATCCGCCGAAGTTGAATTTAGCCCGGCATTTACCCTCAATTTAGGAACAGATCAGAACCTCTGTCAGGGTGGTGATTTAGTGTTGGACGCAGGAAGCGTTGCAAATGCAAGCTATGTCTGGAGCAATGGGGCGAATGCTCAGCAAATTACCGTAACTGATAGCGGCGTATATTCAGTAACCGTCAGCAATGGCGGATGTTTTTTAACAGATGAGGTAACCGTTACACTTCATATTCCTGAAGCCATCAACCTCGGCACTGCTCAAACTATCTGCACCGCCCTAAATGAAACAATTACCTTAGATGCCGGAACTGGCAACAACTATGTCTGGCTGCCGGATGGACAGACTACCCAACAACTGACTGTTTCTCAACCGGGCACCTATTCTGTAACAGTAACCGATGCGTTTGGCTGTACTGCTTCAGCCTCAACAACCATTGAATCGCTTTGCCAGTCTGTTCTGTTGTTTCCTACTGCATTTTCTCCAAACAGTGACGGGAAAAACGACATTTTTGTTCCTGTTGCTCAGTTCATCAGCAGCTATGAGTTCAAAGTATTTGACCGTTGGGGAAAACTTTTGTTTGAAAGCGACGAAACTGATGACGGATGGGATGGATTGCACAACGGAACCAACATGCCTTTGGGGGTCTATGTCTGGGTTGCGGTTTATTCAAACGAAAGTGGAGAACAAAGCACGGCAAAAGGCAATGTTACACTAATCCGCTAAGAAGGAACGAAAATTTGTTTTTGTTTCTTTTAGCAGTACGGTGGGCAACTACATAGCCTAAAATCAGGTTATCAATCAATTTTTACTATTTTTGCGACATGGAAACAGTAGTCAGCGGGATTCGTCCTACGGGTGAAGTTCATTTGGGAAATTATCTGGGCGCCATCCGGAATTTTGTTCGGATGCAGGAAGATGAGCGGTTTAAGATGTTTACTTTTATTGCAGATTACCATGCGCTGACCACCCATACAGAAGCCAAAGAACTGCAAACCAATGTTAAAACTGCGTTAGCGATTTATCTTGGCTGTGGGTTAGATCCCGACAAAGCAGTTATTTATATCCAAAGTCATTTGCCGCAAATACCGGAACTGTATTTGCTCTTCAATATGCTCGCTTATAAAGGCGAACTTGAGAAAGTGCCTACCTTTAAAGAAAAAGTCAGGGCACAGGAGCAGACCGGTAAAAGCATCAATGCGGGATTACTGACTTATCCCGTCCTGATGGCTGTTGATATCGTCATTCATCGGGCTCATAAAGTGCCTGTTGGAAAAGATCAGGAAGCTCATTTGGAAATGGCGCGAAATTTTGTCAACCGGTTTAACTCACTGTTCAATAACGGTCAGGTTTATTTTCCGGAACCTTATGGTTTTAATTACGGAGAGAATTTAATTAAAGTCCCAAGTCTGGACGGAACCGGTAAAATGAGCAAATCGGCTGAAAATCCAAACAGTGCAATTTATTTGTTGGACGAAGATGAAACCATCCGCAAAAAGGTAATGCGGGCAGTTACCGACTCGGGACCGACGGTTCCCAATCAGGAGAAACCGGAGGTCATTCAAAATTTATTTGACTTGCTTGCACTTGCAGGTAATCCTGACACCGTTTCTTATTTTGAAGAGCAATATAACAATTGCAATATCCGGTATGGCGATTTAAAAAAACAATTGGCACAAGATATGATTGGTATAGTTGCCCCTATCAGAAAACGGATTCAAGATGTGTTGGGCAATGAAACATATTTGAAAAAGGTGGCCAAACAAGGCGCTGAAGCTGCTTGTGAAAGCGCACAAACTACATTGGACGGGGCAAAAGAGTTAGTGGGGTTAAATTATTTCCGGTAATTTTCAGGAGAATCTTTTATGGAAGAGCAAACAAACATTAAACATATTGCAGTAGCAGGAAATATTGGAGCAGGTAAAACTACGCTTGCCTCTAAACTTAGCGTCTATTTCGGTTGGGAAACCTACTACGAAGATGTTGACCACAATCCCTATCTCGAGGATTTTTATGAAGACATGACCCGTTGGTCTTTTAACCTCCAAATCTATTTTCTCAACAGCCGGTTTAACCAGATTAAGAATATACAAAAGGGATCTAAAACAGTCATTCAAGACCGCACCATTTATGAAGATGCTTATATTTTTGCGCCTAATTTGTATGAGATGGAACTGATGTCTGAGCGGGATTTTGAAAATTATATCACCTTATTCAGAACCATGAGTGCCACTTTTGGAGCACCGGACCTGTTGATTTATCTTCGGGCTTCGACCGATACCCTTTTAAAACAAATCAGCAAACGAGGACGT
This is a stretch of genomic DNA from Sphingobacteriales bacterium. It encodes these proteins:
- the trpS gene encoding tryptophan--tRNA ligase codes for the protein METVVSGIRPTGEVHLGNYLGAIRNFVRMQEDERFKMFTFIADYHALTTHTEAKELQTNVKTALAIYLGCGLDPDKAVIYIQSHLPQIPELYLLFNMLAYKGELEKVPTFKEKVRAQEQTGKSINAGLLTYPVLMAVDIVIHRAHKVPVGKDQEAHLEMARNFVNRFNSLFNNGQVYFPEPYGFNYGENLIKVPSLDGTGKMSKSAENPNSAIYLLDEDETIRKKVMRAVTDSGPTVPNQEKPEVIQNLFDLLALAGNPDTVSYFEEQYNNCNIRYGDLKKQLAQDMIGIVAPIRKRIQDVLGNETYLKKVAKQGAEAACESAQTTLDGAKELVGLNYFR
- a CDS encoding deoxynucleoside kinase gives rise to the protein MEEQTNIKHIAVAGNIGAGKTTLASKLSVYFGWETYYEDVDHNPYLEDFYEDMTRWSFNLQIYFLNSRFNQIKNIQKGSKTVIQDRTIYEDAYIFAPNLYEMELMSERDFENYITLFRTMSATFGAPDLLIYLRASTDTLLKQISKRGRDFEANIRKDYLERLNNYYENWIARYKSGPLLIINVDETNYADEEEGLNQVIELVKLKLTELNSNK
- a CDS encoding gliding motility-associated C-terminal domain-containing protein, translated to MIRILSVLLTLNFLVLSSGFAQSCVTVFGVTAPTPNIIAPVRVDTLDGDLAVVTNISSSSSPISVVPGSFTVNSLQQELIFLQSTGVITNIKSVNALNGNPGISSPNIANLLELEYHCNDDLLYGLNRLSPTSYRLVEVDPQTAVLTPIGATINLPVGNIFVPDVSTIDVAGDRFFFFSRNGGIYTLHVAPLSGAAATTISILPFEPVDAEFNPITGSLLLFTSTLQLVEVNPTSGATNLLGVVAAAPFALPVNNGALDPFSNRYFFVAEQTAGNFRLYTVSTINAAIINPSVALPMQVTNLSASVPCQALADFSFANSCQGEPTLFTDLSIGATQWTWNFDDPASGAANTSTEQNPTHLFSAPGNYDVTLDVGGCVGLSSITQSVSIVAPPSANFPSDTLITCSGVVTAQNIPGATYFWITGSTNTQITATVSAWYWVDISLGGCLKRDSMYVVVDPSAGSQQIWPTAELNFCEGETALLDATITGATSYVWSTGANTPTISVTNGGPYSVTVTVGPCINTDAVTVQFLPQPDVNFGADQTICAASFLLDPGLTTAGLTYLWSTGETTPTLNITQTGNYSVTVSLGSCSDSDEVNITIIPLIAPDFGPNPVYACDDADLVLDASNALAGVTYLWSDNSTAPVFTVPAGQSGTYSVTVQASGCSVSTSAEVEFSPAFTLNLGTDQNLCQGGDLVLDAGSVANASYVWSNGANAQQITVTDSGVYSVTVSNGGCFLTDEVTVTLHIPEAINLGTAQTICTALNETITLDAGTGNNYVWLPDGQTTQQLTVSQPGTYSVTVTDAFGCTASASTTIESLCQSVLLFPTAFSPNSDGKNDIFVPVAQFISSYEFKVFDRWGKLLFESDETDDGWDGLHNGTNMPLGVYVWVAVYSNESGEQSTAKGNVTLIR